A window of Alkalinema sp. FACHB-956 genomic DNA:
GGTTGAGTATTCGTAGAATGCAGAGAGAGTTTGCTGCCAACAGCGGTAAAGGCGGAATGGTAGCGAGAAAACACCACGTCGGTTCCGGTCGAGAGGGGCCGATCGCCCGCATGCAAGACTTCCCAAGGTAGCCTGGGTAAGCGATCGCCCTTCAATCCCAAACGTAACCGCAGAATATCCTGTTGATGCTGGGCAATCCCCTGGGCCACCATCCAACTGTCCCGCACGGTCCCTTGAAACAGCGCATTGTAGAGATCTTGCCCCAAGGTCACCAAATCCACCGAAGCGGGTTCTCCAGCCGGCCCAGATTGGCCGCGTCCTCGTAGTAACCCCAACAGAGGGTCATTCATCAACTGTCCTGCTTGCTGTAACCAGTCTCCTACGCGCCAAGAGACCAATTCTTCTGCCAAGGGAACTCCAGGGGAGACCCGCTCCGTTCTCACGAGATAGGTTTCCTCTTTAACAGGGGTGACGGACAGTGAGAATTCTTGGGTCACAGCCTTTTTTCTCCCAGTAATTCTAAACGTTCCATTGTCCCACCCCCTGATGCGAAACCTTCCGCTCCTACACTTCTGTTGTACTTATAGCGGTAAATTTGAGACTTGTCGAAGTCAATCTTATCTCCAATCTACGGAAATTCTGTGAACTCGGTCAGGCAGAGAGCCAGCTAAGTCAGGGTGAGACCTGATCTGAGGATCCGAGAAAGTACGCAGGCTTCAAAGAAACTTTGTAGTAACTTCATGGTTACTCTATGGAACTAGTCCCGAACCCTAGGTCGATGCTTAGTAAAGCGGAATGGTAGATGCACCCTGATTTCCACCTCCAACTCATGCCTAGTGGGTTGGGGGTTTTTTGTAGGAAGGAATGGATTGTCTACGGGATTACCCGGAACCTTGGGCGATGTGACTTCCCCCCGGAAGGTCATGTCCACGATCGCTTCGTCGCTCTGGCAGGCCGTTAAGCTTTGGCCATCCGGTTCGTCCGGAAGGTCACGTTCGATCCTTCCTGGGTTTGTTCTAGCACCAAAAGAGGCGTGGGTTTAGCCTTTTGATCCCAATGCATATTGGCGATGCGCCCCTGAATCGTTGGTTGCCAGGTATCGTTTTCATGCCCTGGGCTGAGAAAGGTTTCAATGCAATCAATGATTTGCCCGATCGTTTGGGATGTGGGTTGGGTAGGTAGCTTGAGAATTTTAATGCAGACGCGGAACAGCACACGCTTGGTTCCCTTGGGGGCATCCTGGGGCTCATATTCCACATCAAAGACTTCATCCACTTGTCGGCCGGTGCTGCTGGCAATGCCCAGTTCACCTTGGCTGGCTTGCTGTGGGCGCAGAGCCATGGTAATTCGATCTTTAACCTTAATTTTCATTTGGTTGACGATCGAGAAGTGGAAGACCTCTTCTGCCATCCGCATTCTGAGATAATCTAGATTAAATTCCCGTGAGTGAATTAAGTCCGGATTGCGCTCCATTTTGCCGATCGTATCGACCGCAAATTTATATTTTTTCTGGAGTTCCTGATTTTTCAAGAGTTCAAACCGGAGCTTTTTGTTCAGGCGACGGTACTGCAACGCGGAGGTCGCGCCCAGAATCACCAATAGCACTAATAACCCACCCGCAGTGTGCATCCACACTGGAGACGTTTGCAGACTGGCTGCCTGAGGGGAAGAACTAGCTGGCTGGGTTGTTGCGGTCTTAGGTTTGGTCGTTTTTGGGGCGGCCTGAGCAAGCCAGGTTCCCGTCGGGATAATCGGGACTGACATATTCACCACAGAATCACTATTTGGACAACGGGTTGAAACTATTAAGGGAGTATTCCCATAAAACTGTAGGGAACAACAATTAGAGAATCTATCCCTCATCAGAGGGGATTTTTGCCTCTATTGCTGACTCTATGTTACCTAATCGGTTCCAGCGAACTTGAGGGGATTGGACGACGGTAATTTCTCTTCAATCGTCGAATTCCCTAAAAATAGATCGGGCAGCAGTCCTTGTATTATCCAAGGGGTGGTATTTACAGGGGGGCTGTATGTTCCTAAGGCCGATCGCGCAGGCTCAGGGTGAGTTTTCTGCGATCCAATGTGTTGCAACGGATATGGATGGCACACTGACTCAACAGGGCAAATTCAGTCCAGCCCTGTTACAGGCATTTGAACGGTTGGCCGATCGCGCCATTCCTGTGGTGATTGTGACGGGTCGATCGGCGGGCTGGGTCAGTGCCATCAGTCATTACCTGCCCATTGCAGGGGCGATCGCGGAAAATGGGGGGCTGTTCTATCAGGGCGATCGTTCGGAATGGTTGGTGCCCATTTCAGACTTACAGAAGCATCGCCAAGCCTTGTCAGAGACCTTTGCAGCCTTGCAATCTCACTTTCCCCAGCTTCAGGAATCGTCAGACAATCGCTTTCGGCTCACAGATTGGACGTTTGATGTGCAAGGGCTTTCCCGTCAGCAGTTGCAAGCCCTAAGCCAATGCTGCGAGGCCCAGGGATGGACGATGGTCTACAGCACTGTGCAATGTCATATTAAACTTCCAAAACAAAGTAAATTGCAGGGCTTGCAGCAAGTTTTGCGGCTGGCGTTTCCGACGATCGACCCCCAGCAGGTGGTTACGGTTGGGGACAGCCCCAATGATGAAAGCTTGTTCCAGATGCCGCTTTCTGTGGGTGTGGCTAATGTGCAGCATTATGTTGATCAATTGTCCCAGCTCCCCCAGTTTGTCACCCAGGCAGAGGAAGGGGCGGGGTTCTGTGAACTGGTGGAGCTGATGATGTCTGGTGAAGCGCAATCTGCAAAATAAACACGAGCACAAAAGTACGAACAAAAAAATACCAGCACAAAACAGCCTCTCCTGTTCTAGAAGAGGCTGTTTTCATACTTTAATCTGCACCTCAATTAATCTGCACCTAAATTTTTACCCCAAGCAAACAGAGGCTAAGCAGCAGCTAAGGTTTCTTTTAACGGAGTCCAACGGAAAGACCGATCGCCTCCCAGTTCAACAACGACTTTAACGCGCGGATCCAGCTTAGGCAGGTTCGCCAAAAAGTCTAATTCTTCGTTGGACAAAATATTACCTTCGATAATCCAGAGCAAGAGTCCCTTGCACTTGGGCGGCAGGCTAGCCAACTGGGTTTCGATAATCGGAGGGATAAAGTAGCGATAGCCGACTGCGGGGTCGGAGGTTGCACTTTTTTTGCCGAGGTGAGGTGGACGTACCCCATGGACGCCCGTCAGGTACATGGCCACATCGCCCAAGCCCCGTGCCGTCAGACTGAGGGAAACGTATCCCTTCGATCGGATGCGGCGACGATAGCGACCTTCAAAGCCCCCTTCTAGTGGGACATAGACGCCCAGTGCACCATGGGACTCCAAATCTCGGATTAGTTTGCCGCCAGTCGTAATTAGTGCCATATCAATAAGCTTTAATACCCACTGCACTCTAGTCTAATCGTTCTTGCAGCGATTTCATCGCCCTTGTTCACCCGAGGCCATAGAATTATCTAGTGTCCACAGTTCCTAGCTTCTCAATAGATGTCTAGATATCTCCTTAGGTATTTTTGGCTGGGCTTAGATAGCTTGCTCGATCGCTAGATAGATATAGATTTAGTGTTGAGAGTTTGGCTCTAGCTTTGTCCGAGAGCCCCAGGCGAGATGCCCGGAAAAAGATCCAGAAAATTTTGTGTCTTGCTAGACAGAACTGAACACCTTAGGTAGAATGTTTAATTGTCGTGATTTTACGGCGCAGCTTGTTTCCCGCCCACCTTTGCGGTACTGAAACTCTCAGCATCATGGCTTTTCGGTACGTGTAGCACAGGTTCGCACCCGTGATGAGAGGAAACAGCGTGAGGTTAGCTTCAGGCAATTGTTTGAAGTTTTCTGAGGAAGGGTAAATCCCTTCACTACTTGGAAGGACTCCTTTCTGGTTTGGATACTGAGCAGCTTGCTGTTTAAGTCCACTGGAACTGACTGTCGGAGTGATTCAGCGCCTTTTGTGAGGTGCGTCTATCGCCTGAAGATGGAGTGATCAAGTTTGTAGAGGTAGCCTCCTATATTATTTGGAGGTTGTTTCTGCGTGTGCGCGATCGGTGGAATTTAATTCTTCCGAGCGTGCTGTTTTGTCCAGGGTAAGTTGTGTGCTGCAACCGCTGCCCAGTACGGGATGTTTAGTTAAAGGAGACCCGACATCGTGGCTGTTGGAATTCTCGGCACAAAGCTTGGGATGACCCAAGTATTTGATGAGGCAGGGAGAGCAATCCCTGTCACAGTGATTCAGGCAGGTCCCTGCCCGATTACTCAAGTTAAGACCAAAGAAACTGATGGGTATGTGGCACTTCAGTTTGCTTACGGCGATGTGAAGGAAAAGAACCTGAGCAAAGCTGAAAAGGGTCACCTGAAAAAATCTGAATCGGCTCCTCTGCGTCATCTGACGGAGTGTCGTTTGAAGGATGTGTCCGGCTACGAATTAGGTCAAGCACTAACCGTTGAGCAATTTGAGTCTGGCCAATTGGTAGATGTAATCGGAACCAGCATTGGTCGTGGCTTCGCAGGTTATCAAAAGCGCCATAACTTCAAGCGTGGACCCATGGCGCACGGTTCTAAGAACCACCGTCTGCCCGGTTCGACCGGTGCAGGTACAACTCCCGGTCGGGTTTTTCCTGGTAAGCGGATGGCCGGTCAGTACGGGAACGAGCAAGTCACGGTGAAAAAGCTGACCGTGGTGCGTGTCGATAGCGATCGCAACCTGCTGTTGGTGAAAGGTGCGATTCCTGGCAAACCCGGTGGCTTGGTGAAAATCGTTCCGGCCAAATTGGTTGGTGGTAAGTAAGCGAGGCGATCGTCAAGTCTGACGAAACGAGACAGGAGATAAAACAATGGTTGATTGTGTCGTGAAAGACTGGCAAGGCGCAGATAAAGGCAACGCCTCGCTGGATCTCAAAGTTGCAAAAGAAGAAAGCGCAGCTCATATCGTGCACCGCGCCCTAGTTCGTCAATTGGCCAATGCTCGGCAAGGGACTGCCTGCACCAAGACTCGTTCTGAAGTCAGTGGGGGTGGCCGCAAGCCTTGGCGTCAAAAGGGAACGGGTCGTGCTCGGGCAGGTTCTAACCGTTCTCCCCTGTGGCGCGGCGGTGGTGTGATCTTCGGGCCGAAGCCTCGGGATTACAGCCAGAAGATGAACCGCAAGGAGCGTCGGTTAGCTCTGCGTACCGCATTGCAAAGCCGCGTGGCTGACTTGATTGCGGTAGAAGATTTTGCGGCTAATTTAGAGCGTCCCAAGACCAAAGAAGTGTTGGCTGCGTTCCAACGCTGGGGCGTAGAAGCGGATTCCAAGGTGCTGTTGATTGTTTCTGAGCGCCAAGAAAACGTTTGGTTGTCGGTTCGGAACGTAGAGCGGGTGCGGATTATTTCTGCAAGCAACCTGAACGTGTATGACATTTTGGCTGCGGATCAAATCGTAGCGACTGCATCTGCGATCGCAAAAATTCAGGAGGTTTACGGTGACGACTAACTTTAACCCCCGTGATTTGGCGGATTTGATCCGTCGCCCGATTATCACTGAGAAGGCCACGGTTGCGCTGGAAAACAATCAGTACACCTTCGAAGTTGATCCCAAGGCCAAGAAGCCGGAAATTAAGGCCGCTGTTGAGTTTTTGTTCGACGTTAAAGTGACTGGGATCAGCACCCAGAACCCGCCGTACAAATCTCGTCGCGTTGGTCGCTTTGCAGGTCGGAAGCCGCACTACAAAAAAGCGATCGTGACGCTGGCGGAAGGGGATTCCATCACCCTGTTCCCCGAAGTTTAGTCAGCAGTTGAGAGAGTGAACTATGGGTATTCGGAACTATCGCCCCTACACCGCAGGTACTCGCGATCGTAGCGTGGCGGATTTTAAAGAAGTTACCAAGAGCGAACCCGAAAAGTCGCTGGTTGTTTCCATCCACCGTTCTAAGGGTCGGAACAACCGTGGGGTCATCACCTGCCGTCATCGCGGCGGTGGTCACAAAAAGCTGTACCGCATCATTGACTTCAAGCGGGACAAGCAAGGGATCCCCGCTAAAGTTGTGGCGATCGAATACGATCCCAACCGCAACGCTCGGATTGCGCTGCTGCACTACCAAGATGGTGAGAAGCGCTATATCCTTCATCCCGTTGGCTTAGAAGTTGGTGCGACGGTTGTTTCTGGCGAAGGTTCGCCGATCGAAGTCGGTAATGCAATGCCGTTGTCTGCGATTCCCCTAGGGACGATCGTGCATAACGTCGAGCTCTATCCCGGTCGTGGTGGCCAGATGGTGCGTTCCGCAGGTGCGGGTGCCCAAGTCGCTGCAAAAGATGGCGATTACGTCACCCTGAAGTTGCCTTCCACGGAAGTTCGCATGGTGCGCCGTAATTGCATGGCCACGATTGGTCAAGTCGGCAACACCGAGCACCGCAACCTGACCCTGGGTAAAGCGGGTCGGACTCGCCATCGCGGTCGTCGTCCCGAAGTTCGGGGTAGCGTCATGAACCCCGTAGATCACCCCCACGGTGGTGGTGAAGGTCGGGCTCCCATCGGTCGTTCTGGCCCTGTTACGCCTTGGGGTAAACCGGCTCTGGGTAAGAAGACCCGTAAGAAGAAGAAACTCAGCAGTGCGCTGATTGTTCGTCGTCGCCGTAAGTCGTCCAAGCGTGGACGCGGCGGTCGTGAGTCATAAGTTAAAGGGAGAACTCGGAAATGTCTCGTTCATTGAAGAAAGGCCCCTTTGTTGCCGACCACCTGCTGCGTAAGGTTGAGGCGGCGAAGGCCAAAAATGATAACTCCGTCATCAAAACCTGGTCTCGGGCATCCACCATTTTGCCCAACATGATCGGTCTGACGATCGCCGTACACAACGGCAAAACCCACGTCCCCGTCTACGTGTCGGAACAAATGGTGGGTCACAAACTGGGTGAATTTGCTCCCACCCGTACCTTTAAGGGGCACGGTGCTGATAAGAAGGCGCGTCGCTAAGGAGACCTGAGCTATGGCAGTTGCACTACAACCCAATGAAGCGAAAGCGACCGCGAAATATATCCGCATGTCTCCCCGTAAGGTGCGTCGTGTGTTGGATCAAATTCGAGGCCGCTCCTACCGGGAAGCGTTGATTATCCTGGAATTTATGCCCTACCGCGCCTGTGAACCGATTCTCAAGGTTCTGCGGTCTGCGGCAGCCAATGCGGAACACAATATGGGAATCGATCGGGCGTCCCTGACGGTGGCCCAAGCCTTTGCAGACATGGGGCCTTCCCTCAAGCGGTTCCGTCCTCGTGCCCAAGGTCGTGCTTATCAAATTCGTAAACCGACTTGCCACATCACAATCACCGTGGCACCCGGTGCAGAAGACTAAGTAGACATCGCAAGAGGATAAAACCGTGGGACAAAAGATTCATCCAAATGGCTTACGCCTAGGCATTATTAAAGAGCACCGCTCTCGCTGGTTCGCTGATTCCAATCGCTACCCAGCCTTGCTGCAAGAGGATCACAAAATTCGGGAGTTTTTCACGAAGAATCCTCTTAACCTCGCTAACCTGAATAAGCCCGGTATTTCCGATATTCGGATTGAGCGTAAGGCGGATCAAATTGATCTGGAAATTCGCACCTCCCGTCCTGGGGTCGTGGTAGGTCGTGGCGGTTCTGGGATTGAAGAACTGCGCACCAAACTACAAAAGGTTCTAGGTGGCGATCGGCAGATTCGCATCAACGTTGTGGAAGTGTCCCGCGTCGATGCCGATGCAGCCCTGATTGGGGAATACATCGCAGAACAGCTGGAGCGTCGGGTTTCCTTCCGTCGTGTGGTTCGTCAAGCTATCCAACGCGCTCAACGGGCTGGGGTTGAAGGGATCAAAATCCAAGTCAGTGGCCGTCTGAACGGTGCGGAAATCGCCCGTCCGGAGTGGACTCGGGAAGGTCGTGTGCCCCTGCATACCCTGCGGGCGGATATCGACTACTGCTATTGCACTGCGCAAACCATCTACGGAACCCTTGGCATTAAGATTTGGGTGTTCAACGGTGAGCGTATTCCTGGCCAAGAAATTGTTGAAGCTGCTCCCACAAACCAGCAGCCTCGCCGTCGCCAACAGCGTCGTCGTCAGCAGTTTGAAGATCGTTCTAACGAAGGTTAATTGAGGCTTGGGAACTCTGACCCATTCCGCCAGAGTTCTCTCCTCCCTCCCTCGTCCTTTGTAGGTAAGCAAAGATGTTAAGTCCAAGAAGAACTAAGTTCCGCAAACAGCAACGCGGACGGATGAGCGGTCTGGCGACCCGTGGTAGCAGCCTCAACTTCGGAGAATTTGGTCTGCAAGCTACGGAATGTAGCTGGATTACCTCCCGTCAGATTGAAGCTAGCCGTCGTGCCATGACCCGCTATATCCGCCGGGGTGGTAAGATTTGGATCCGTATTTTCCCAGATAAGCCTGTGACGGCTCGACCCGCAGAAACCCGGATGGGTTCCGGTAAAGGTGCTCCAGAATACTGGGTAGCGGTTGTGAAGCCAGGTCGGATTTTGTTTGAAATTGCGGGTGTTCCCGAAGAAGTGGCACGGGAAGCCATGCGTCTTGCTCAGTACAAACTGCCGATCAAGACCAAGTTTATTACACGTCCCACATCAGCTGCTGAGACGGAGGGTTAATCAAGCTATGTCTCTTCCTAATATTGAAGATGCACGCAAGCTCAGCGATCAGGAGCTTGAAGATCAAATTCTGGCTGTGAAACGGCAATTGTTCGAACTCCGTTTCAAGAAAGGTACCCGCCAGCTAGAGAAGCCCCACGAGTTCAAGCATGCAAAGCATGAACTGGCGCAACTGATGACCGTGGAGCGGGAGCGTCAAATCAAGGCAGCAACTGAAGCGGAGTAGGGTTCCAATGGCAGTCAAACAGAGAGTTGGTTTAGTCGTTAGCGACAAAATGGACAAGACCGTAGTGGTGGCAGTGGAAAACCGCGCTGCTCACCCGAAGTACGGCAAAATCGTTGTCCGCACCAAGCGCTACAAAGCACATGATCAAGAGAACAAGTGCAAAGTGGGCGATCGCGTGCGCATCGAGGAAACTCGACCCCTCAGCCGTACCAAGCGCTGGGCTGTGGTTGACATCCTGACTACTGCTCAAAGCTAGAGAGGGATAGCGTCATGATTCAACAGGAAACTTATTTGAATGTGGCGGATAACAGCGGCGCTCGGAAGCTGATGTGTATTCGTGTTGTGGGTGGTGGAAACCGCCGTTACGCTGGGGTTGGCGATGTTATCGTAGCCGTAGTTAAGGATGCTACGCCCAACATGGGCGTGAAAAAATCCGATGTGGTTAAGGCGGTTGTGGTGCGTACCCGCAAAACCCTGCGTCGTGATAGCGGTATGAGTATCCGCTTTGATGACAACGCAGCGGTCATCATCAACAATGATGGCAACCCACGGGGAACTCGTGTATTTGGGCCAGTGGCTCGTGAGCTGCGCGATAAGAACTTCATGAAGATTGTCTCGCTGGCTCCGGAGGTACTGTAAATGGCGAAAATCCACGTTAAAACCGGTGACACCGTTCAGGTGATCTCAGGTAAAGATAAGGGCAAAATCGGCGAAGTGATTAAGGCACTCCCCGGTGCAAGCCAAGTTGTTGTGCAAGGCGTGAATATCCGGACGAAGCACGTCAAGCCTCAGCAAGAAGGCGAATCTGGGCAAATCCAAACCAGCGAAGCCCCCATCCATAGCTCCAAAGTGATGCTGTATTCCACCAAGGAAAAAACAGCTAGCCGCGTCTGCTACACCATCAAAGATGGTAAGAAAGTGCGCATGCTGAAGAAGACGGGCGAAATCATTGATTAGTCCCCCGACGAACAAC
This region includes:
- a CDS encoding HAD family hydrolase, with amino-acid sequence MFLRPIAQAQGEFSAIQCVATDMDGTLTQQGKFSPALLQAFERLADRAIPVVIVTGRSAGWVSAISHYLPIAGAIAENGGLFYQGDRSEWLVPISDLQKHRQALSETFAALQSHFPQLQESSDNRFRLTDWTFDVQGLSRQQLQALSQCCEAQGWTMVYSTVQCHIKLPKQSKLQGLQQVLRLAFPTIDPQQVVTVGDSPNDESLFQMPLSVGVANVQHYVDQLSQLPQFVTQAEEGAGFCELVELMMSGEAQSAK
- a CDS encoding NAD(P)H-quinone oxidoreductase subunit N translates to MALITTGGKLIRDLESHGALGVYVPLEGGFEGRYRRRIRSKGYVSLSLTARGLGDVAMYLTGVHGVRPPHLGKKSATSDPAVGYRYFIPPIIETQLASLPPKCKGLLLWIIEGNILSNEELDFLANLPKLDPRVKVVVELGGDRSFRWTPLKETLAAA
- the rplC gene encoding 50S ribosomal protein L3, encoding MAVGILGTKLGMTQVFDEAGRAIPVTVIQAGPCPITQVKTKETDGYVALQFAYGDVKEKNLSKAEKGHLKKSESAPLRHLTECRLKDVSGYELGQALTVEQFESGQLVDVIGTSIGRGFAGYQKRHNFKRGPMAHGSKNHRLPGSTGAGTTPGRVFPGKRMAGQYGNEQVTVKKLTVVRVDSDRNLLLVKGAIPGKPGGLVKIVPAKLVGGK
- the rplD gene encoding 50S ribosomal protein L4; protein product: MVDCVVKDWQGADKGNASLDLKVAKEESAAHIVHRALVRQLANARQGTACTKTRSEVSGGGRKPWRQKGTGRARAGSNRSPLWRGGGVIFGPKPRDYSQKMNRKERRLALRTALQSRVADLIAVEDFAANLERPKTKEVLAAFQRWGVEADSKVLLIVSERQENVWLSVRNVERVRIISASNLNVYDILAADQIVATASAIAKIQEVYGDD
- a CDS encoding 50S ribosomal protein L23 — encoded protein: MTTNFNPRDLADLIRRPIITEKATVALENNQYTFEVDPKAKKPEIKAAVEFLFDVKVTGISTQNPPYKSRRVGRFAGRKPHYKKAIVTLAEGDSITLFPEV
- the rplB gene encoding 50S ribosomal protein L2, whose translation is MGIRNYRPYTAGTRDRSVADFKEVTKSEPEKSLVVSIHRSKGRNNRGVITCRHRGGGHKKLYRIIDFKRDKQGIPAKVVAIEYDPNRNARIALLHYQDGEKRYILHPVGLEVGATVVSGEGSPIEVGNAMPLSAIPLGTIVHNVELYPGRGGQMVRSAGAGAQVAAKDGDYVTLKLPSTEVRMVRRNCMATIGQVGNTEHRNLTLGKAGRTRHRGRRPEVRGSVMNPVDHPHGGGEGRAPIGRSGPVTPWGKPALGKKTRKKKKLSSALIVRRRRKSSKRGRGGRES
- the rpsS gene encoding 30S ribosomal protein S19; translated protein: MSRSLKKGPFVADHLLRKVEAAKAKNDNSVIKTWSRASTILPNMIGLTIAVHNGKTHVPVYVSEQMVGHKLGEFAPTRTFKGHGADKKARR
- the rplV gene encoding 50S ribosomal protein L22, with protein sequence MAVALQPNEAKATAKYIRMSPRKVRRVLDQIRGRSYREALIILEFMPYRACEPILKVLRSAAANAEHNMGIDRASLTVAQAFADMGPSLKRFRPRAQGRAYQIRKPTCHITITVAPGAED
- the rpsC gene encoding 30S ribosomal protein S3 produces the protein MGQKIHPNGLRLGIIKEHRSRWFADSNRYPALLQEDHKIREFFTKNPLNLANLNKPGISDIRIERKADQIDLEIRTSRPGVVVGRGGSGIEELRTKLQKVLGGDRQIRINVVEVSRVDADAALIGEYIAEQLERRVSFRRVVRQAIQRAQRAGVEGIKIQVSGRLNGAEIARPEWTREGRVPLHTLRADIDYCYCTAQTIYGTLGIKIWVFNGERIPGQEIVEAAPTNQQPRRRQQRRRQQFEDRSNEG
- the rplP gene encoding 50S ribosomal protein L16; translated protein: MLSPRRTKFRKQQRGRMSGLATRGSSLNFGEFGLQATECSWITSRQIEASRRAMTRYIRRGGKIWIRIFPDKPVTARPAETRMGSGKGAPEYWVAVVKPGRILFEIAGVPEEVAREAMRLAQYKLPIKTKFITRPTSAAETEG
- the rpmC gene encoding 50S ribosomal protein L29 — encoded protein: MSLPNIEDARKLSDQELEDQILAVKRQLFELRFKKGTRQLEKPHEFKHAKHELAQLMTVERERQIKAATEAE
- the rpsQ gene encoding 30S ribosomal protein S17, coding for MAVKQRVGLVVSDKMDKTVVVAVENRAAHPKYGKIVVRTKRYKAHDQENKCKVGDRVRIEETRPLSRTKRWAVVDILTTAQS
- the rplN gene encoding 50S ribosomal protein L14: MIQQETYLNVADNSGARKLMCIRVVGGGNRRYAGVGDVIVAVVKDATPNMGVKKSDVVKAVVVRTRKTLRRDSGMSIRFDDNAAVIINNDGNPRGTRVFGPVARELRDKNFMKIVSLAPEVL
- the rplX gene encoding 50S ribosomal protein L24, whose protein sequence is MAKIHVKTGDTVQVISGKDKGKIGEVIKALPGASQVVVQGVNIRTKHVKPQQEGESGQIQTSEAPIHSSKVMLYSTKEKTASRVCYTIKDGKKVRMLKKTGEIID